TCCTGCATTCCACGGCTGATAAAGTTGAGAATATTCTGCGGCTGGGTATGAGGAACCTGACGCAAAAAGATGGACATAAACAGCGTCTGGAATGGACGTTCATAGATCAGATCATCCCCATCCGCTGACAGATGCAGGTCCGGAAGGGTCTTCCCGTTTTGCATCAAATGCAGATTCCACTCCGACTCATCCCGGTCAAGCTGTTTCGACGTCTCTGCAAGCCTTGCCGGCTCGTCGAGTACAAGCAATGTATCTTCTGGCATGTAGTCGTAGATCGTCTTGTTTTCGGGATAGAGCGGTGAAATATATTTATACATTTCGGAGAAATACACATGCTCCCGCAGAAGTTCGATCTCACGATGAATTTCTTCCCGCAGACGCAGCTTCGCCTGCCGGTCCGTCATTTTCTCCAACTGTTGGTCAAGCAAAATAACGGCTGTATCCGCAGCCTTCTCCATGCGTTCGCGATCTGCAATTAACTCTTTGCACGGCAGAACCGTCACTTCGTCAATTCGTTCAATGGAACGCTGGTCTGCAGGATCAAATGTCCGAATGGAATCGATCTCATCGTCGAATAATTCCACACGATACGCAATGGACGATGTAACTGGATAGAAATCAATAATTCCTCCACGCACACTCATCTCACCACGTGATTCTACGCGCTCTACACGTTCATATCCAAGCTTCACCATCTCCAGCAGGAATGCATCGAGCTCCAGCGTATTGCCTTGTTTAATTGTAATCTGAGCATTAGCCATTACTTCCGGAAGTGGAACATAGCGCCGTACCCCGGAAAATGGGATAACAACAACGCCCCTGAATCCCTGGGCGCAACGGACCAACACATCAATACGCTGACCCAATGTTTCCGGACTGGAAACAGCAGCTTCAGCGGCAACAAGTTCGTTGGCAGGATAGAGCAGCACCTGATCCGGTGAAAGCGCTTCCTGTAAATCTTCTGCGATTTTTTGAGCGGAAAACATATTGTGTGTCACAACGAGCAGGGGTCGGTTCGTTTCCTGATGCAGGGCAGCCAGCATAATCTGACGTGCCGAACCGGATAAGCCCGAAACCAATTGCTCCTTCATACCGGATGTAATCCCGGCCGTAATGGACCCGAAGTCCGGATCTTTGGAAAAAGCCTGTATAAGTGCTTGTAACAAAAGGGGCACCTCTCTTATAACTTACTTGAGTATCTCACGCCTGCGCGCAGGTTCACCACATTAAAAATTGGATACAAATTCCTTTTTGTCCTGTTTCATCATAAAGGATTAATCGCTACTTTGCCACATCCGTTTAATGTGGCTGAGCACGATTTTGGAAGCAGTCTGGTTTCATCCCAACTGAAAAGAAGCCTCAGCAGGCTGCCAAGGCTATAAAGGTGGAGCGGTATTCCGCAGCCGCCATCATCTGTCATAAGTTCTTGCTGCGTGCGAGTTAATTATTGAAGCGGACTCGCAAGCAGGCTCAGCTCAGGATTAAATTCCAAAGCTTCTTTGCAATAATCACATGTAATCCGAACGGTTATATCGCCACCGGAATTATACGCTATTATATCCCTCCGCTCGTCGGGGGTCAAGAAATGAAAGCCTAATTGCGCTTCCGTTATCCGGGCAGAATCGATTCGTCCAATAAAAGTACGGCAGTGCCTACACACATAATTCACTGACATGTTTATGCCTCCTGAACATGGTTTATACGTCCAGTATGCCCATTAAGACTGAATTGAACCCGAATCTTGATCATTTTTCCAGTGCCAGTTGCAGCGGTTACCCGTTGAACTTGGCCATCGTCTGCTCAAACGTATGATCCAGACTATACTCCAATGCATTACAGGTCTGTTCGATCGTTTGTTCGAGTGCTTCCTTTTCGTTCTTCATAAACTTCGACAGTACGTAATCTACAATGGCATGTCCCGGTTCTGGTCGGGATATGCCCATCCGTACCCGGTTAAACTGCTGAGTACCGGTATGCTGGATAATGGATTTGATTCCATTGTGACCACCTGCACTGCCCTGGTAACGCAATCTGACTTTGCCTGTTTCCGTGTCCATATCATCGTAGACAACAATCAGGTCTTCCAGACTAACTTTATAAAAATCCATATAAGCCCTTACCGACTCACCGGACAGGTTCATAAACGTCATTGGTTTAATCAGCACCGTTTTGACGCCGCCAATCACACCTTCTCCAATCAGCGCCTTGCATTTGCTCTGCGTAATGGAGATATTATGGCGCTCTGCAAGTCGATCGAGTGCCATAAAGCCGATATTATGACGGGTTTTAGCGTAGTTCGGGCCTGGATTTCCGAGGCCGACAATCCACTTCATCTTGTTCCCTCCTTCGGATCAGCCTAAGGTGAAGCATAGACTTCGAATGTTATATTTCATATAATATCAACAAAGTATGATTCGAAATGGTTATATAATTTGAACGATTATTACACCTTATCACTCCGATTGCAGTACCATCTTTCGATCGGCTCTTATCCCCAGATTTTCTTTATTCCCTTGATCCAAGGGAATAATCCGGTGATAGCCTATGCTTCCGAAGTAGCTTTCTTGCAGAAAGCTTTCAGGCGCACGCTCCGCTTCTTCAGATTGGTTCTGCACTCTCCGTTTTGGTGTAAACGTCAGTTTCAACTTATATTATGTTTACAGCTTTTATTCATCAACCCAGGAAGGTGAGCGGGTTTTGCGCGAAGACAACGGACAACTGACTCAACATAGCGATTTTATCTATCATCTGGAATATCACGTACCTGTACAGGTATATGACCGCGACACCCATATTGAGATCGGACTAATCACACGTTTCGATAATCAATTTGTCGAAATTGCCGACACTCTTTTTCATCGGCGCCGGTTCCGTTTTATCTCCCGCCCCGGATACTAGAAATCCGGCAGGCAACTGCTTCACTTCCAACATAACGGCACGCCGACAGGGGTTACATTTTCCATTGATCCGGAAAACGTAACCCCTCTACTACTTTATGCAGACATCCTTATTCAATTTCAAACAGCTTGCTGATTGACAATTCCTCATGAACCCGGATAATGGCTTCTCCGAGCAAAGGTGCTACAGACAACACTTTAAGTTTGCTTGTCGGGTTAGCATGCGTAATCGGAATAGTATCCGTTACGATAACTTCCTTCAGCGGTGCATTCTCCAAGCGTTCCATCGCAGGGCCGGACAATACCGGGTGAGTACAGCAAGCGTATACTTCTTTCACGCCGCCTTCCATCAGAGCATTTGCTCCCAGTACAATCGTTCCCGCTGTATCAATGATGTCATCGATCAGAATTGCCGTTTTACCTTCGATGTTACCGATAATGTTCATCACTTCGCTGACGTTCGGCTCTGGACGACGTTTGTCGATAATTGCGAGAGGTGCATTCAGGAAGTCCGCCAGTTTCCGAGCGCGTACTACGCCGCCGTGGTCAGGCGATACAACAACCGGATTTTCGATCTGTTTCGAGCGGAAATATTGAGCCAAAATCGGCACGCCGAGCAGATGATCGACTGGAATGTCGAAGAATCCCTGGATCTGCATGGCATGCAAGTCCATTGCGATTACACGGGTTGCACCCGCTTTTTCGATCAAATTGGCAACCAGTTTGGCTGTAATCGGGTCACGCGAACGGGCCTTACGGTCCTGTCTAGCATAACCATAGTACGGAATAACGACGTTAATCGTCTTGGCAGATGCCCGTTTAAGTGCATCAATCATAACGAGCATTTCCATCAGGTTGTCATTAACCGGCAAGCAAGTAGACTGCACGATATAAACGTGACAGCCCCGAACACTCTCAGAGAGTTTCACTTGGATCTCACCATCACTGAAGCTGGTTGTGTGAGATTCACCCATAGGAATTCCGATATAATCAGCAATTTGATGGGCAAGCTTGGGGTTAGAATTGCAAGTAAATATTTTTAGTTTCGAATCAAAATAAGTCATAAAATAAAAACCCTCCGTGCTGGTTCATTGGAATCTATAAGCGTCTGCGACATGTCGGCACCCCCCGATGTTCGGCAGGCAATTCTTAATATCAATACCCCTTATTCGGGTTTGGCATTTTGTTTCTTTGCTTTGGCACGACCACGGATTTTCTCCGCATACCCAGGTTTGTTCTCCTGGCGTGGGCGGGCAATCGCGAGATCGTTGTCGGGAACGGAATGGGTAACGGTAGAGCCCGCAACAACATATGCGCCTTTTCCTACCGTGACAGGTGCAATCAGATTGACATTGCTGCCTACGAACGCATCATCTTCAATCGTCGTTACAGCTTTATTATATCCATCATAATTCACCGTTATTGCCCCGCATCCAACATTTACGTTTTTCCCGACTTTAGCATCCCCAATATAACTGAGATGAGATACTTTGGAGCCTTCATCAATTGTAGCATTTTTCACTTCAACAAAGTCACCAATTTTTACTTTGCGGCCCAGTTTGGTGCCTGGACGCAAATAAGCAAATGGACCTACGGTTGCTTCTGATCCAACCTCGGCTTGTGACAGCACAGAATGTTTGATTGTAACCCCATCCTGAATGATACTGTCTTCGATATCAGCCTGAGGACCAATATGGCAGGCTTCACCAATGGTAGTTGACCCTTTGAGTATGGTACCCGGATACAATACCGTATCTGATCCAATGGTAACATCCGCCCCGATATATGTCGATGCCGGATCGATGATCGTAACACCGTTCAACATATGTCTTACCGCCAAACGTTCACGCATGAACGCTTCTGCTTGTGAAAGGGCAAGCCGATCATTAACTCCGATGGATTCCGCGATGTCATCTGACATGTAGGCCTCCACCACTTCTCCATCATTACGGAAAATGCCAACCACGTCAGTGAGATAATACTCTCCCTGAGCATTCTGGTTCGTCACTTTCTCCAGCGCAGCGAACAACTTGGCATTATCGAAGCAGTACGTACCTGTGTTGATTTCGTTCACGGCATCTTCCTGCTCCGTGCAATCCTTCTGTTCCACAATGCGTTGTACTGAACCATCTTCTCCGCGAATAACGCGACCGTACCCTTTGGGATTGTCCAGTTTAGCTGTAAGTACCGTTGCTGCTGCTCCGCGACTCTCATGCAGCTTCATCAGTCCTTCCAGCGTTTCACTGGTCACAAGTGGTGTATCTCCACAGACAACAATGGTTGACCCTGCTTCACTGCCGAGCAGAGATTTAACCTGCTTCACCGCATGTCCTGTTCCCAATTGTTCAGCCTGAAGCACGTACTCTGCTCTGGAACCCAAAAATGACTGCACCGCTTCGGCACCGTGACCGACCACAACGACGCTGCGTTCAACACCTGCGCGAAGAGCTGCATCCAGCACGTGACCCACCATTGGTTTACCGCATACGGGATGCAGTACCTTGTACAATTTTGATTTCATCCGTTTGCCTTGCCCTGCCGCAAGAACGATTGCCATTCTTTTCAAAATTTACGACCTCCTGTTCTGAAAAACCCATCGTTTGACCTTACCTGTATATATCCGATGAGTAACGTTCAGCCGGCCCTGCGCCGGTCTTGTTCATCGCCTGCTGTCTCTGTAATCACGCGTAACAACGCGGACACCAACAAATCGTGACCTATATGTATACGCCGTGTACCTGCGAGCTTAACCGATTCCCATGATTCCTAAGATGCCGCCCTGTTACCAAGCGCACGCTGCGCTTTTTGTTCTTTCAACATTTTGCAGAATTCAAGCTGCGAAAATGCTCTTCTGTGAATAAACTCAATACTGAATATATCTTATTCCCGTCAAAAAGAAAAGAGAGCCATAAGACATGGCTCTCTTTTCCTTCGAACCCCAATAATGTTCTCAGGCACCTTCTTCAATGACTTCTTCCTCAGTTGCTGCGCGATCATACTCAGTCAAAACAGCTGCTTGAATCTTCTCGCGAGTACCGGAAGAGATCGGGTGGGCGATATCACGGAATTCTCCGTCAGGAGTCCGCTTGCTCGGCATAGCAACAAACATTCCGTTATTGCCATCGATGACGCGAATGTCATGAACGACGAATTCGTTATCGATGGTAATGGATGCGATAGCCTTCATTCTCCCCTCAGAGTTAACACGGCGGAGTCTGACATCCGTAATTTGCATGTGTGTGTTCACCACCTTTTTCCATCAGAACTTGGTGTATAATTCCACACAGCCTATACGAACTCCTTCTTTTTATAACCATAAAAATGTCCTAATTTCAGGAATTTTTTTATTTAATACACAATTCGACAACGTTAGTGCCAGGTCGATGGAAAAGAACCTTTCCCGACATGTAATTCGTCATGATTCTACACGTCAAAATAGTTGCCAGGCTTGACGGAAATGTGTCTGCTCTTCGCATCAACCGCCGTCAGCTTCGCCAGAGAAATGTAATCCGTCAGCAGTCGTTCTTCCGAATCAACCGATCCAGATTCTACTAATACGCCTACTCCCGCTACCGTAGCATTAAACTCGGCTAATAGGTCGATCATCCCTTGGACGGTTCCCCCGGCTTTCATAAAATCATCTACAATGAGCACTCTGGAGTGCTCACGCATAGCCCTGCGAGATAGGGACATGGTATGTAGGCTTTTATGGGACCCGGATACATAATTGATACTTACGGCCGATCCTTCCGTAGCCTGATGGTCCCTACGCACGAGCACTACAGGCAGGTTGAGCTGGGCTCCGGTCGCATAAGCAAGCGGAATTCCTTTAGTCTCGACCGTCATCACCACATCAATATCCATATTGCCAAAGGCCGTTGCAAAAATCTTGCCGGCTTCATTCATCAATGCGGGCTGTCCAAGCAGGTCGGACATGTACAGGTACTCACCAGGGAGTATCCGATCGGGCTGCGCGAGCTGGGTAGAAAGTCGTTCTGCAAAAGCCAGTGCCAGTTCTCTGGACACCTTTGGAATCCACTTTACTCCCCCGGCTGCTCCAGCCAGTGTATGCAGTTCTCCCGAACCACCTTCTTCGAACACTTCTTTGATAATCGCCAAATCTTCACTGATCGACGACTTCGCAGCTCCGTAGCGTTCGGCAAATGTGGTCAACGGAATAACCGTATGCGGTCTAGACAATAAGTACTGCGTCATTTCAACCAGCCTTGCGCTTCGTTTTAATTTCTTCACAGAGATCCATCCTCACGATCACGGAAAACATCCAAATCCGAATAATTATTTAAAAATATACCACCTTTATACGTGTTTGTACATTATAAAAGCGAATTTTAAGTTAGCATACGTACGGCGTATACTTCTTTACAGAAGCCTCGCAGCCCATTGTAGATCCGTGCAACTTTGGACTCCTTGGAGACCAGCCCAAACACAGTAGGGCCGCTGCCTGACATTAATACTCCGTCTGCTCCAAGCCGAATCATGGCATCCTTCAGATGCTGAACTTCCGGATACAGCTTCAACGTTACGTCCTCAAGCACATTCCCCATCTGCCCGCACACTTCGGCAAAGGATTGATTGCGAATGGCCTGCTCCATTTTGGCAGCACTCGGATGACGAACGATCTTGTCGCTGCGGAACCGTCCATAGACGTCGGCTGTGGACACATTAATCGGCGGCTTGGCCAAGATCACCCAACATTGCGGGGGATTCGGCATCGGTGTCAGCTTCTCCCCACGGCCTGTGGCGAGTGCTGTTCCGCCTGTAATGCAGAAAGGCACATCCGAGCCCAGTTCGGCTCCAAGTTCCTGCAGCTCTTGATCGGGGATGTTGAGACGCCAGAGGCGATTCAATCCACGCAGCGTTGCTGCTGCATCACTGCTGCCACCAGCAAGTCCGGCGGCCACTGGTATTTTTTTGTCCAGATGAATATGCACTCCGGTTCTCACGTCATAACGCTCTTTGATGAGCCTGGCTGCCTGAAAAGCCAAGTTCTTCTCATCCAGGGGGATATATCCCGCCTGACTAGAGATAAAGATCGTGTCACGAGGCAGCTCAGACATTTCCAGTCGATCGGCAAGATCCACCATCGTCATGATCATCTCAACTTCGTGGAATCCATCTCTTCTTTTATGTAAAACGTCTAGCATCAAATTGATTTTAGCAGGCGCTTTTTCGTAAATTTTCAAGGCGTTCACCCGTCCTCACCTTTTCCCTAAGACAACTTAACATATTATATCAAAATGGGGCTGTCAAGTCATTTCTATTCCGCATCCATGGGGAAAAAGCGAGGTCATTCCTGCCGGATTGCCCCGCTCTCCAAACCGATTGAACCGGATTACGATTTGCGTGCAGCTTCTTCCGCAAGTTGAATGGCCCGTTTCACCATATTGCCCGCATCCTTCGCTTTGATCCCGCCCCAACCTTCCTGCTGGACAGTATCATAGAACCCCAGGTCTTTTGCCAGTTCATTCTTGAGTTCATCCGACATTACACTTCTTCTTCTCCGGCTCATGGATCATCCTCCTCCAAATAGTTCATTCATGATAAGTCCATTGGTATCCGGGACTAATTGCCCCCAGGCCAAGCCAATTCATTTGATCTACTTAAGAATAATGCCTTGAACCTGTCCAAATAGTATGCCGCTTCTTCCCCAGACTCATTCCTGATCAACTATGGCTCTCCCATGAACCGAGCGGGATTTTTTCAAAATAAAAAAAGCGACCTGCCCAAGGGGGCAGAATCGCCGTAAATCGATACTTACGTCTCCATGTAGGAGCTATGCGTCTGGCTGCCTGGATCAAATACCATGACTTCCACCGATTCCGTAAGTATATCAGCATAACTGTAGGATACTCGCTTGAATGTTTCTTGCTCCTCATCAAGCTTGACAATAAAAACAGAAGGGTACGTTTCTTCCAATACACCCGTACGCTCAATGGTCTTACGGCGGCCACCATTAGCCCGCAGCATAATTTTCTGACCGATATGTGCATCGAGATTGCGTTTGATATCCAATAGCGTATTTTTAGCCATTGTCGACGACCACCTCTTTTCTTGTCCATTATACCGGATTTTACAGTCATTGTCAAATCAAAACTAATTATTATATCAGTATCAAAAAGTTGTTGTCAATGAATTTTTTTGCAAACAAAAAAAGCCCCTAAATGAGGCTTTCTTCTGCCATCTTCAGACGGCTGATGGATTCACTTTTAACGTGGATAAATCATTCAATCCGGGCAGACCTACCCGATAACTCCCTCGTGTCTCAACGCCGCCCACACCCTGGCTGCCACTAATCGTGTTATGCAAAATGTCATTCATATTCACGGTTTCGCGCACTGACGTGAAGGCTGCCTTGGCTGCCACATAGACCGGGTCTAAAGCATGAATGAGAATTCGGCCTGGTGAACTGGCAAAGTTCGCTCCAGCACGCAGCAAGGCCTCAAAGTGGGACTGACACGCACCAGCTACAATCGTGAGCGCATCGAGATGGCGTTCATATTGCCTAGCCACCTGAATAGCAGATACGAAGTTTTGCGAATTTTTGTAGCTGCCCAGACTATATAAGTCATAGGGCTGACGAGTCTTAAGTACACCATCATGGCCAGTAATGACAACAATGTCCGGGCGAACTTTGGGCAGCAGACGATATAAAGTGTCCGCCATGGCAGACTCATGTACGTATTGCCCCTCTGCGGGAACACGAAGCTGCTCATAAAGGTTCATGCTTTTTTTTAGATAATTAGGATCGCCATCCAAGTGCAGTACTTTGCCAGGCATCTCAAAATAGGCGGGTTCTTGTTGAACAGACCATTCCTGAACCAAACCTTCACGATTGCGCTCGGCCTGTTCCATTCGATTCTGCTGCAAGCGTGAGAGCGTCTGATGCGCCTTCACGTGAGCCTGCCTCGTCTTGGCACTCTGCGGTTCATAAGGAACCTGTATCAAATCGTCCACAGGGGAATCGGCTAACAGCCGGAACTCGGTCCCTTTAATGATGGCACCGTCCGACTGGAGGCCTTCCAACCGGAAAGTCACATCTCCACCGTATGACTTTCGAACGACCAAGTCTCCGATATTCATCAACATTATCACCTCTACCCCATCGTATGGGCAGAAACCCGGATTGGTTCATCCGAATTTTACAGAGCTGCGCGTACCCCAGCTTCCCACATTACGGTACTGAGTGTCGCATACTCCTGCAGGCTCAATGTTTCTCCCCGTCTCGAAGGCTGAATACCAGCCTGCTCCAGCAGCTGATCAGCCTGTTCTCTGTTCTCCTTTGTGAAGAAACGAGCTTTCAAATTATTGGAGATTGTTTTTCTACGCTGCGCGAATGAAGCCTGTACCACTTCGAAGAAATGTGCCTCGTCGGGAACTTCAACCGGCGGTTGCTCACGCACCTTTAACTTGATTACAGCCGATTCCACATTAGGCTGCGGAATAAATACCGTGGGCGGAACAATACAGACCAATTCAGGCATACTGTAGTACTGGACTGCAATGCTCAGACTGCCATAGTCCTTAGATCCAGGAGCAGCAGCCATGCGTTCAGCCACTTCCTTCTGGATCATGACCACAATGCTGTCTACAGGCAGCTTCTCTTCGAGCAGCTTCATCATGATTGGCGTCGTTACATAATAAGGCAGATTGGCCACAACACTCACTTTATCTACCGTTCCAAAATCGGTGCGGAACAGCTCAGCCAGATCCAGCTTCAGCACATCCCCATGATGCACACGAACATTCGGATAAGGCTGCATCACTTCACCCAGAATCGGCAGCAGCCGCTGATCAATCTCTACAGCCGTTACAGGCCCGGCTACCCGAGCCAGACGTTCTGTGAGGGCGCCGATACCTGGTCCGATCTCAAGTGCACCCTTGGACTCGTCCAAATCAGCTGCATTTACAATTTTGTTCAATATATTTTGATCGATCAGAAAGTTCTGACCCAGGCTCTTCTTGAATGAAAATCCGTGTCTTTGAATAATTTCTTTGGTTCGTTTGGGGGTTGCAATCTCTACCGTTTCTTCCATGCCCTTCATACGCTCACAATCCTTCACGTTCAATTTGCGATAATGCTGCGGAGAACTCTTCCCGGGTAATCTGGAATACACTCAACCGCTTGTGGAACTGCTTGCCGTTGCAATATCCTATGCCCAGCAGATTGCCCATCTCCATACGACGTGCAGCAGCCTGTGGGTGCACAATCAGTCCCGCCGCAATCAGATCCTCCCAATCGATCAGACTGGGTGCGCCTTCATAAGACGTGTGTACACGTGCCAGTGCATGACGAATGGCCTCAGGTGAGGCGTTCTCCACTCCGATGTCGCCTTTACGCGTAGCATCTGCCTCCGGGATGAAGGCATGCTTGCAGCCAGGTACTTTATTGGCGATGATTTTACGAATACGTTCACCAGCATGATCCGGGTCTGTCAGTACGATGACACCACGTCTCTCTTGGGCAAGTGCAATGCGCTTTAGAATACGCTGGTTGATGGCCGACCCACCAGTCTCGATCGTATCTGCCTGAACCGCACGTCGAATAGCTACGGTGTCGTCACGACCTTCCACCACGATCACTTCTTTTATCATGTTCCATTTCTTCCTTTCTAACGCAAAAAGAAGAGGAGTATCCTCTTCTCTGCCAAACGGCGGGGGAGACTGAATTCAGACCCCTCCGCCGCATATTCCGCATGAATCATTCATGCTTATATTTTATAGCATTCCCATTTCAAAGTAAAACGATTTTAGTTCGCTTCCGGCTTCACCGGACCAATCACATATACCGTCTTGCCTTTCTTCCGTCCGAAGTTCAGGGCATGCTTCACACTATCATAATACACATCAATTTTGTTGCCTTTAATGGCACCACCTGTGTCTTCCGCACGACGGAAGCCAAGGCCCTCGATATATACCCACCAGCCAATTGGAATGACTTTGGGATCAACCGCAATGGTACGTCCCTCGGTTACCCGAGTACCTGATGCCGTTTTTGTGCCGATACCGGGCTCTTCAGAAGAGTATGCCGTCATGGATACATTTTTCAACACTTTAGAATATTTAAAAGAACTGCCTGAGACGGTAATTACTTTGCTGCCCGAGGCAGCGGTTTTCTTCGAGTTCGTGGTTGTTGCTGTTTTTGTCGTGGAAGTCTGCGCCGATACCGTCTGAATCACTGGCTCTTTCACAACAGGTTTGGCTTTGGTACCAACGGCGATCACTTTATCAACGCGATTCGTTGCGACCGATTTGCCCACCATTTTTTTGGAGACCAATTCTCCATCCTGGAACACCTTTTCAATATGCTGTACAAGTGTGCCTTCTTTACCGCTCACAACGACACGATTGTCGCCTTTGTACAAGCTAGGGTCAGCCGTTTTGATCACTTTGTAAGCAATCGGCTGTTCCACGTCCACCGTACGCTTTGTTACACGCACTACACGGATTTTCATATCCGCTTCAATAGTGGTTCCAAGCGCCGGATACACTTTGTCTTCACTTGCAATCTGAATACCTGATTTTTTAATCGCATCTTTTACCGATGAATCGGTTGTATACAGAGTCTTGGTGTCTCCGTCTGCCGTAATATTAACTGGAACGGCCCGCTCAATAACGATGCGGTCTCCATCTGTGATCGCCCCATTCAAGGGCATGGATACCTGATCGTGAGGGCTGACTGTGAT
Above is a window of Paenibacillus sp. E222 DNA encoding:
- a CDS encoding 3D domain-containing protein, producing the protein MGTFQPEETHESRSSSKSFALRWKHENLRQMALIAIFSIALTIMILLVVYGQAGKQISLVIDGKAQAVETRTGMLQEMLEEQSITVSPHDQVSMPLNGAITDGDRIVIERAVPVNITADGDTKTLYTTDSSVKDAIKKSGIQIASEDKVYPALGTTIEADMKIRVVRVTKRTVDVEQPIAYKVIKTADPSLYKGDNRVVVSGKEGTLVQHIEKVFQDGELVSKKMVGKSVATNRVDKVIAVGTKAKPVVKEPVIQTVSAQTSTTKTATTTNSKKTAASGSKVITVSGSSFKYSKVLKNVSMTAYSSEEPGIGTKTASGTRVTEGRTIAVDPKVIPIGWWVYIEGLGFRRAEDTGGAIKGNKIDVYYDSVKHALNFGRKKGKTVYVIGPVKPEAN
- the rnmV gene encoding ribonuclease M5 gives rise to the protein MIKEVIVVEGRDDTVAIRRAVQADTIETGGSAINQRILKRIALAQERRGVIVLTDPDHAGERIRKIIANKVPGCKHAFIPEADATRKGDIGVENASPEAIRHALARVHTSYEGAPSLIDWEDLIAAGLIVHPQAAARRMEMGNLLGIGYCNGKQFHKRLSVFQITREEFSAALSQIEREGL